A stretch of the Procambarus clarkii isolate CNS0578487 chromosome 47, FALCON_Pclarkii_2.0, whole genome shotgun sequence genome encodes the following:
- the LOC123762987 gene encoding uncharacterized protein isoform X1 yields the protein MTGCMFTRSLTVHILMTALGNVSALSAAVLYGVLSLSMAFLNKAVISQYKFNFPFFILSCQMMLTLIILEVMRALGKFGLPSITMAAVKMFAFPAFCYSLHAILSLVALAGMNIPMYGAVKRCTPLVNLVLAVTYLRKPMPSSLVITSIVTITIGCLIAGMGDPSFNGFAYMFGGVSVVLQAVYQTLVQQCGENKLSPLHVLHLNSCISLVPFVILTFGKGELKAVLTYQYIGDRSFHLIFITLLVMGLLLNFSMFLCTMLNSALTTSIVGVSKSVLQTFIGFFTFGGVIFDAVNIAGIALNTCGGVLYTYAKYEDQKTRWRKIDLGDTGIQQAGWELKEKLMPVS from the exons ATGACGGGCTGCATGTTTACACGTTCTCTCACTGTTCACAT ACTGATGACAGCACTCggcaacgtttcggctttgtcagCTGCTGTTCTCTATGGAGTCCTCTCATTGTCCATGGCATTCCTCAACAAGGCTGTTATTAGTCAATACAAATTCAATTTCCCATTTTTTATATTATCATGCCAG ATGATGTTAACGTTAATCATTTTGGAAGTAATGCGGGCATTGGGGAAATTTGGGTTGCCAAGTATTACAATGGCAGCGGTTAAAATGTTTGCCTTTCCTGCATTTTGCTACTCCTTGCATGCCATATTGTCCTTGGTGGCCTTGGCAG GTATGAATATTCCAATGTATGGTGCTGTTAAACGTTGCACACCCTTAGTTAACTTGGTTCTGGCTGTAACATACCTGAGAAAACCGATGCCATCTTCGCTTGTGATAACTTCAATTGTCACTATTACAATCGGATGCTTAATAGCTG GAATGGGTGACCCAAGCTTTAATGGGTTTGCATACATGTTTGGAGGCGTGAGTGTGGTGCTGCAGGCAGTGTACCAGACCCTAGTGCAACAGTGTGGTGAGAACAAGCTCTCTCCACTACATGTTCTTCACCTCAATAGCTGTATCTCTCTTGTTCCATTTGTTATTCTTACTTTTGGTAAAGGGGAACTAAAGGCTGTCCTTACTTACCAGTATATTGGAG ATAGGAGTTTTCATTTGATCTTCATTACGCTTCTGGTCATGGGTCTACTTCTGAACTTTTCCATGTTCCTGTGTACAATGCTTAACTCTGCACTCACTACTTCGATTGTGGGTGTGTCAAAGAGTGTTTTGCAGACCTTCATTGGATTCTTCACATTTGGTGGAGTTATCTTTGATGCAGTGAACATTGCAG GAATTGCATTAAACACATGTGGAGGAGTGCTGTACACCTATGCCAAGTATGAAGACCAGAAAACAAGGTGGAGGAAAATAGATCTTGGAGACACTGGGATACAGCAAGCTGGATGGGAACTAAAAGAAAAGTTAATGCCTGTTAGTTGA
- the LOC123762987 gene encoding uncharacterized protein isoform X3, protein MTGCMFTRSLTVHILMTALGNVSALSAAVLYGVLSLSMAFLNKAVISQYKFNFPFFILSCQMMLTLIILEVMRALGKFGLPSITMAAVKMFAFPAFCYSLHAILSLVALAGMGDPSFNGFAYMFGGVSVVLQAVYQTLVQQCGENKLSPLHVLHLNSCISLVPFVILTFGKGELKAVLTYQYIGDRSFHLIFITLLVMGLLLNFSMFLCTMLNSALTTSIVGVSKSVLQTFIGFFTFGGVIFDAVNIAGIALNTCGGVLYTYAKYEDQKTRWRKIDLGDTGIQQAGWELKEKLMPVS, encoded by the exons ATGACGGGCTGCATGTTTACACGTTCTCTCACTGTTCACAT ACTGATGACAGCACTCggcaacgtttcggctttgtcagCTGCTGTTCTCTATGGAGTCCTCTCATTGTCCATGGCATTCCTCAACAAGGCTGTTATTAGTCAATACAAATTCAATTTCCCATTTTTTATATTATCATGCCAG ATGATGTTAACGTTAATCATTTTGGAAGTAATGCGGGCATTGGGGAAATTTGGGTTGCCAAGTATTACAATGGCAGCGGTTAAAATGTTTGCCTTTCCTGCATTTTGCTACTCCTTGCATGCCATATTGTCCTTGGTGGCCTTGGCAG GAATGGGTGACCCAAGCTTTAATGGGTTTGCATACATGTTTGGAGGCGTGAGTGTGGTGCTGCAGGCAGTGTACCAGACCCTAGTGCAACAGTGTGGTGAGAACAAGCTCTCTCCACTACATGTTCTTCACCTCAATAGCTGTATCTCTCTTGTTCCATTTGTTATTCTTACTTTTGGTAAAGGGGAACTAAAGGCTGTCCTTACTTACCAGTATATTGGAG ATAGGAGTTTTCATTTGATCTTCATTACGCTTCTGGTCATGGGTCTACTTCTGAACTTTTCCATGTTCCTGTGTACAATGCTTAACTCTGCACTCACTACTTCGATTGTGGGTGTGTCAAAGAGTGTTTTGCAGACCTTCATTGGATTCTTCACATTTGGTGGAGTTATCTTTGATGCAGTGAACATTGCAG GAATTGCATTAAACACATGTGGAGGAGTGCTGTACACCTATGCCAAGTATGAAGACCAGAAAACAAGGTGGAGGAAAATAGATCTTGGAGACACTGGGATACAGCAAGCTGGATGGGAACTAAAAGAAAAGTTAATGCCTGTTAGTTGA
- the LOC123762987 gene encoding uncharacterized protein isoform X4, giving the protein MTALGNVSALSAAVLYGVLSLSMAFLNKAVISQYKFNFPFFILSCQMMLTLIILEVMRALGKFGLPSITMAAVKMFAFPAFCYSLHAILSLVALAGMGDPSFNGFAYMFGGVSVVLQAVYQTLVQQCGENKLSPLHVLHLNSCISLVPFVILTFGKGELKAVLTYQYIGDRSFHLIFITLLVMGLLLNFSMFLCTMLNSALTTSIVGVSKSVLQTFIGFFTFGGVIFDAVNIAGIALNTCGGVLYTYAKYEDQKTRWRKIDLGDTGIQQAGWELKEKLMPVS; this is encoded by the exons ATGACAGCACTCggcaacgtttcggctttgtcagCTGCTGTTCTCTATGGAGTCCTCTCATTGTCCATGGCATTCCTCAACAAGGCTGTTATTAGTCAATACAAATTCAATTTCCCATTTTTTATATTATCATGCCAG ATGATGTTAACGTTAATCATTTTGGAAGTAATGCGGGCATTGGGGAAATTTGGGTTGCCAAGTATTACAATGGCAGCGGTTAAAATGTTTGCCTTTCCTGCATTTTGCTACTCCTTGCATGCCATATTGTCCTTGGTGGCCTTGGCAG GAATGGGTGACCCAAGCTTTAATGGGTTTGCATACATGTTTGGAGGCGTGAGTGTGGTGCTGCAGGCAGTGTACCAGACCCTAGTGCAACAGTGTGGTGAGAACAAGCTCTCTCCACTACATGTTCTTCACCTCAATAGCTGTATCTCTCTTGTTCCATTTGTTATTCTTACTTTTGGTAAAGGGGAACTAAAGGCTGTCCTTACTTACCAGTATATTGGAG ATAGGAGTTTTCATTTGATCTTCATTACGCTTCTGGTCATGGGTCTACTTCTGAACTTTTCCATGTTCCTGTGTACAATGCTTAACTCTGCACTCACTACTTCGATTGTGGGTGTGTCAAAGAGTGTTTTGCAGACCTTCATTGGATTCTTCACATTTGGTGGAGTTATCTTTGATGCAGTGAACATTGCAG GAATTGCATTAAACACATGTGGAGGAGTGCTGTACACCTATGCCAAGTATGAAGACCAGAAAACAAGGTGGAGGAAAATAGATCTTGGAGACACTGGGATACAGCAAGCTGGATGGGAACTAAAAGAAAAGTTAATGCCTGTTAGTTGA
- the LOC123762987 gene encoding uncharacterized protein isoform X2 → MTALGNVSALSAAVLYGVLSLSMAFLNKAVISQYKFNFPFFILSCQMMLTLIILEVMRALGKFGLPSITMAAVKMFAFPAFCYSLHAILSLVALAGMNIPMYGAVKRCTPLVNLVLAVTYLRKPMPSSLVITSIVTITIGCLIAGMGDPSFNGFAYMFGGVSVVLQAVYQTLVQQCGENKLSPLHVLHLNSCISLVPFVILTFGKGELKAVLTYQYIGDRSFHLIFITLLVMGLLLNFSMFLCTMLNSALTTSIVGVSKSVLQTFIGFFTFGGVIFDAVNIAGIALNTCGGVLYTYAKYEDQKTRWRKIDLGDTGIQQAGWELKEKLMPVS, encoded by the exons ATGACAGCACTCggcaacgtttcggctttgtcagCTGCTGTTCTCTATGGAGTCCTCTCATTGTCCATGGCATTCCTCAACAAGGCTGTTATTAGTCAATACAAATTCAATTTCCCATTTTTTATATTATCATGCCAG ATGATGTTAACGTTAATCATTTTGGAAGTAATGCGGGCATTGGGGAAATTTGGGTTGCCAAGTATTACAATGGCAGCGGTTAAAATGTTTGCCTTTCCTGCATTTTGCTACTCCTTGCATGCCATATTGTCCTTGGTGGCCTTGGCAG GTATGAATATTCCAATGTATGGTGCTGTTAAACGTTGCACACCCTTAGTTAACTTGGTTCTGGCTGTAACATACCTGAGAAAACCGATGCCATCTTCGCTTGTGATAACTTCAATTGTCACTATTACAATCGGATGCTTAATAGCTG GAATGGGTGACCCAAGCTTTAATGGGTTTGCATACATGTTTGGAGGCGTGAGTGTGGTGCTGCAGGCAGTGTACCAGACCCTAGTGCAACAGTGTGGTGAGAACAAGCTCTCTCCACTACATGTTCTTCACCTCAATAGCTGTATCTCTCTTGTTCCATTTGTTATTCTTACTTTTGGTAAAGGGGAACTAAAGGCTGTCCTTACTTACCAGTATATTGGAG ATAGGAGTTTTCATTTGATCTTCATTACGCTTCTGGTCATGGGTCTACTTCTGAACTTTTCCATGTTCCTGTGTACAATGCTTAACTCTGCACTCACTACTTCGATTGTGGGTGTGTCAAAGAGTGTTTTGCAGACCTTCATTGGATTCTTCACATTTGGTGGAGTTATCTTTGATGCAGTGAACATTGCAG GAATTGCATTAAACACATGTGGAGGAGTGCTGTACACCTATGCCAAGTATGAAGACCAGAAAACAAGGTGGAGGAAAATAGATCTTGGAGACACTGGGATACAGCAAGCTGGATGGGAACTAAAAGAAAAGTTAATGCCTGTTAGTTGA